The nucleotide sequence GGATCTCGATGGGGTAATCGACCGCGAGACCCACGAAAACGCGCCCGGGGTCGTCGTCCGAGCCGACGCCGTGGCTGCCGTCCTCGAAGCGCTCCGTGACAGCGCCGGGTTCGACCACTGTGCCTGCGTCACCGGCCAGGAGTACGACGACCGCTTCGAGACGATCTATCACCTCCGGCGGTACGACGAGCCGACTCGCGAACTCAGCGTCGTCGTTCCGACGAGTGCCGAGAATCCAGTGAGTCAGTCGGGCGCATCAGTGTACGAGACGGCCGACTGGCACGAGCGGGAGATCTATGATCTGCTGGGTATCGAGTACGAGGGGCACCCGGACCTCCGCCGAATTTTGCTCCCCGAGACCTGGCAGGGCCACCCGCTCCGAGAGGGATACGATCAGACCCAGTCGCAGGTCGTAACCCATCGGGAGAACGTCAACCCGATCGCCGATGACCACCAGCAAGGGCCGGACACGATGTTGCTCAACATCGGCCCCCACCACCCCGCGACTCACGGTGTGCTCCACGTCCAGTTGACCCTGGACGGCGAGACAGTCGTCGACGCCGAACCCGACATCGGCTACATCCACCGCTGTGAGGAACAAATGTGCCAGCAGGGCACCTATCGCCATCAGATCATGCCCTACCCCGACCGGTGGGACTGGGGCGGTGGGGGGCTGCTCAACGAATGGGCTTACGCCCGCACCGCCGAGGATCTGGCGGACATCGAGGTACCGGAATACGCCCAGGTCCTGCGGACGATGAGCGCTGAACTCTCACGGATGCTCAGCCACTTCCTCGCAGTGGGTGCCTACGCGCTGGACGTGATCGGGGACTTCACGGCGACGTTCATGTACGCGATCGAGGACCGCGAACGGATCCAGAGCCTGCTGGAGGATCTGACCGGCCAGCGGCTCATGTTCAACTACTTCCGGCTCGGCGGTGTCGCCTGGGATCTACCCCAGCCACGCGATGCATTTCTGGAGAGTGTCCGGGAGTTCCTCGCCTACCTACCGGACCGCCTGGCCGAATACCACGACCTCCTCAGTGCCAACGAGATCCTCCAGCTGCGGACGCTCGACACGGGACATCTCGACCCCAACGTCGCGAAGTCCTACGGCGTCACGGGGCCAGTCGCCCGCGGGTCGGGGATCGACTACGACCTCCGGCGGGACGATCCCTACGGCTACTACGACGAACTCGACTGGTCGGTCGTCACCGAGGACGGCTGTGACAACTACGCCCGCCTGCTGGTTCGGATGCGCGAACTCGAGGAGTCGGCGAGCATCGTCGCTCAGTGCGTCGATCTGCTCGAAGACTGGCCCGCCGAGGACCGGACGATCCAGTCGAACGTCCCCCGGACAGTTCGGCCCGAACCCGACGCCGAGACCTATCGGGCCGTCGAGGCTGCCAAAGGCGAACTCGGCATCTACATCCGCAGCGATGGGACGGACAGCCCGGCACGGTTCAAGATCCGCGGCCCCTCGTTCTCGAACCTCCAGGCCCTCCCCGAGATGGCCACCGGCGAGTACATCGCGGACTTCATCGCGACGCTCGGCAGTCTGGACACGATCATGGGGGAAGTCGATCGGTAAGGGCGTGGACATAGCCAACGAAGCCGCGTCCGCGGGTGCTCGATGTGCCTCCGACATCTCGACGGTCCGTCGGGTGGCGAAGTTAGACAGGGTGGGGCGAAAGAGTTCGGCGCTCACCCGGCCGTAGCACCGTCGTTTTCCCCCTCGATCTCACCCGCCCCCTGTGGCTCGGCGGCGCGTTCGAACAATCCCCGGCGGCTGGTGTAGACGAAGTACGCAAGCAGCCAGGTGGCGGCCGCGACGTTCGAGAGCGTGATTGCCCAGAAGACGGCCGTGACGTCGAAGGTGAGGACGTAGACGCCGACAATGGCAACCGGAACCCGCACCGCCCAGTACTGGGCCAGCGTCGAGACCATGCTGACCTTCGTCTCGCCCGCGCCGTTGAACCCGGCCTCGACGGTGTAGATCGCCCCCAGCGCCCAGTAGCCGTAGGCCAGGATCTGGAGGTACGCGACGGTGTATGTGAGATCCGGCCCCACCATCCCCGGCACGAAGACGTGGGCGATGAACTCGGGAAAGAGCCACTGGACGACGCCGAGAACGCCCAGGCCGACCGCGGCCATGACGACGGCGATCCAGGTCGTCCGCCGGGCGCGTTCGAAGTGTGCGGCGCCGAGGTTCTGGCCGACAACGCTGGTCGCCGCCTGAGCGAGACCCTGGGCCGGAACGAAGACGACGGTCGCGACGCGTGAGCCGAGGTGGTAGGCCGCCAGGCCCGCCGCGCCCCCTGCAAATGAGACCACCGCGATCACGACGAGGCGGGCGAGTTGCCGACCGAGATTCTGGCCCGCGACCGGCGCGCCGACAGTGACGACCTCGCGAGCGGTCGCGAGGCGAGGTCTGACAGCGTCGGCGGTGAGCCGGAACCCCTCCCGACCGTGGAGGACGACCGCGATGGCGACCAGTGCACCGACGCCGTAGCCGATACCCGTCGCAAGTGCCGCGCCGAACACTTCCAGGCGTGGGAACGGGCCATACCCGAGGATGAGTAGCGGATCCACCACGACGTTGACGAGGATCGCGACGGCGTTGACGGACAGCGCGATCCGCGTCTGGCCCCAGCCGGTGAAACCGGCTTCGAGGGTGTCCGACAGCGACGTGGTGAAGAGGGCGGGGATGTAGGCCGTCAGGTACGCGACCGCGTACGTCGCGACCTGGGCCTCGTCGGTGAAGCGATCGACGATCGGTTCGGCCCCGACGAGGACGGCAACGCCGACGACGGCAGCGAGGGGCATCGCGAGGGCAGCACCGGTAAACGGCACCCGCCGGGCGGCCGCTTCGTCGCCAGCTCCGACGCGCTGGGAGGTGATGACCTGCGTCCCGGTGAAGAGCATCATGAACGGGACCAACAGCAGACCGACGAAAACGGCGGCGAGGCCGACCGCGGCGACGGCCGTCCCGCCCAGCCGCCCCACCCAGAACAGGTCGACGACCTCCTGGGCGACTAAGGCGAAGTTCTGGACGACCAGCGGCGCAGCGAGCACGACCAGCACGCGCGAGAGCGACCCGCTGACGATGTCCTCCCGTGAGGCATCAAGCATGGGATGGTGACTCTCCTCCCGCATATGTTAAATATCCATTGTTTGTGTAGTGTTGACAAAACGCGATCCAAAATCGCCGACAGTGCACGACTCGGACGTGGGTCGCCGGTGGTCGAAGTGGGCACGGACAGATCGCGATCCGCACTACAACGATGTCGATCGGGAGGTAATTCCGGGGAGGATACCGCAGTGAAAGACGAGAGTCGGTCACAGCGAGGACAGTGTCGGAGGACCACTGGACGCCCGGTGAAGCTGAGTATGGCACGATCAGCTCAGAAACAGCCGCCGATCGGCGTCTTCGTGACGTGCCGCCGCGGTCTCAATGCCGGGCGTAAACGACTGGAGGTCGGCAGCCGATCGCTCG is from Halorhabdus sp. BNX81 and encodes:
- a CDS encoding MATE family efflux transporter, whose translation is MLDASREDIVSGSLSRVLVVLAAPLVVQNFALVAQEVVDLFWVGRLGGTAVAAVGLAAVFVGLLLVPFMMLFTGTQVITSQRVGAGDEAAARRVPFTGAALAMPLAAVVGVAVLVGAEPIVDRFTDEAQVATYAVAYLTAYIPALFTTSLSDTLEAGFTGWGQTRIALSVNAVAILVNVVVDPLLILGYGPFPRLEVFGAALATGIGYGVGALVAIAVVLHGREGFRLTADAVRPRLATAREVVTVGAPVAGQNLGRQLARLVVIAVVSFAGGAAGLAAYHLGSRVATVVFVPAQGLAQAATSVVGQNLGAAHFERARRTTWIAVVMAAVGLGVLGVVQWLFPEFIAHVFVPGMVGPDLTYTVAYLQILAYGYWALGAIYTVEAGFNGAGETKVSMVSTLAQYWAVRVPVAIVGVYVLTFDVTAVFWAITLSNVAAATWLLAYFVYTSRRGLFERAAEPQGAGEIEGENDGATAG
- a CDS encoding NADH-quinone oxidoreductase subunit D — translated: MCAVQRTGRERRADWETVVEDLDGVIDRETHENAPGVVVRADAVAAVLEALRDSAGFDHCACVTGQEYDDRFETIYHLRRYDEPTRELSVVVPTSAENPVSQSGASVYETADWHEREIYDLLGIEYEGHPDLRRILLPETWQGHPLREGYDQTQSQVVTHRENVNPIADDHQQGPDTMLLNIGPHHPATHGVLHVQLTLDGETVVDAEPDIGYIHRCEEQMCQQGTYRHQIMPYPDRWDWGGGGLLNEWAYARTAEDLADIEVPEYAQVLRTMSAELSRMLSHFLAVGAYALDVIGDFTATFMYAIEDRERIQSLLEDLTGQRLMFNYFRLGGVAWDLPQPRDAFLESVREFLAYLPDRLAEYHDLLSANEILQLRTLDTGHLDPNVAKSYGVTGPVARGSGIDYDLRRDDPYGYYDELDWSVVTEDGCDNYARLLVRMRELEESASIVAQCVDLLEDWPAEDRTIQSNVPRTVRPEPDAETYRAVEAAKGELGIYIRSDGTDSPARFKIRGPSFSNLQALPEMATGEYIADFIATLGSLDTIMGEVDR